A stretch of DNA from Mycolicibacterium celeriflavum:
ATTGTGACGCCCGCGGACCGTACTGCACCGACGTGCGGTACACGCTGCGCCGATGTTCGCGGATGTTCCACAGCGGCGGCACCGATTGCGGTGCGGGCCAGTCGATTGCGAGGTCCTTGGCGTTGACGACGCCGCGCAGCGCGGCCTCGGTGATGGTGTTGGTGCTGTTGCGCTCAGACCGCTTGAGTTCTGCGTTGCCCGGACTCAACCAGGACTTCGCCGTCGCGTTCAGGAAGTCGGGCAGATGGCGGTAACCCCACACCCCCATCGCGGTCGCAGCGCCAAGTGGCTCAAGGTGTTTACCGATGACCGGCAACGACGCCGAAGCGACACTCATCGCCATCATGTAGTCCGACGGGCCGGCGTTGAGGAACCATCGCGCACGGGTCCAGAAGGTCGGTCCGGGGTACCGGGGCTCCGGTCGTTCGGGCATTGCGCGAGCGTACCCCCGCGCCCCGGGCGCAAACGACAACATTCGGGAAGTGTCTACGCATGACATTTCGCGCCCAGATTGTGACGGCCATCACCTATACCGTGACCTGCGTGTTCGGGCTAGCTTGAGGCGACGACCGTCAACCAGATGAGGACTTCAACCGTGAGCAAGTCAGCGCTAGCCATCACCGAAGAGCACATCGACCTGGCCGATTCCGTGTTTGGCCAGCTCAAGCGGGTCAAAAGCCGGGCGGCCGCCCGCGCCACCCTCGAGGACGGGTCCGCACATCCGGCGGAGATCTGGTCGGCGGCGGCTGATCTGGGATGGCCGGGACTGGCCATCGCCGAGGAGTACGGCGGGTCCGGAGTCGGGCTCGCGGAACTGGCGGTCGTGCTGGAGGCCCAGGGCCACGAACTCTGCCCCGGCCCGTTCCTGCCCAGCGTGGCCGCTGCCGTGGTGATCGACCGGTGTGCGCCGGATCCGGTTCGGGCGCAACATCTCCCGGGCCTCGCCGATGGCAGCGTCGTCGGGGCCCTCGCGCTGTCGGGCAGCGTGACCGTCGGATCGGATCTGACCCTCACCGGTGACTGCCCGGCGGTGTTGGGTGCGCCGGACTCGAACGTGCTGGTCGTGGTGGCCGGAGACGATGTCGTGGTGGTCGACGCCAGCCAAAAAGAATCAGCCGACGGTGTGACGGTGACCGCACTGGAGTCCATGGACACCTCGCGCAGCGTCGGAGCGGTGGCGTTGCGCGGAGTACCGGTCGCAGAGGACCACATCATGCGGGGCGCGGCGCGCAAGGCGCGCACGGTGTTTCGGATTCTGGCATCCGCCGAGGCCGTCGGGGTCAGCTGGGCGACCTTGGAGATGGCCGTCGAGTACGCCAAGGTGCGGGAGCAGTTCGGCCGCACGATCGGCACCTTCCAGGCGGTCAAGCACCACGCCGCCAACATGCTCGTCAATGCGGAGGAGACCGCCGCCGCCACGTGGGACGCCGCCCGCGCCGACGATCTCGACAGCGCATGGTTCGCCGCCGCGGTCGCCGCATCGCACGCGATCCGCACGCAGGTCTTCAACGCCCAGACCAACATTCAGCTACACGGCGGAATCGGCTTCACCTGGGAGCACGACGCCCACCTCTACCTGCGTCGCGCCCGCACCCTCGCCGCTTTGATGGCCGAGGCGGGCGACCCCCTCCTCGACATCGTGGAGGCCCAGCGCAGCGGTCAGGCGCACGGCGCCACGTTCACGTTGCCGCCCGAGGCGGAGCGGTTCCGCGAACAGGCGCGCGAGGCCGTCGCCAAGCTGCGCTCCCTGCCCGACGAGCAGCGGCGCGACTTCCTCGTCGACTCGGGTTATCTTGTGCCGCACTGGCCGAAGCCGTGGGGGCGGGCGGCAGACGTGCTCGAACAGCTGGTGATCGAGGAGGAGTTCGGCGGCGTCGAGCGCCCCGACATGGGGATCACCGGCTGGGTGACGCTGACCATCGCTCAGGCGGGCACCGACGATCAGCGGGAGCGGTGGGTCGAGCCGGTGCTGCGGGGGCAGGTGATGTGGTGTCAGCTGTTCTCCGAGCCCGGTGCCGGATCTGACGCCGCCGCCGTGCGGACGTCGGCGAAGAAGGTCGACGGTGGCTGGCGGGTGACCGGCCAGAAGGTGTGGACCAGCCTGGCGCACCTGTGTCAGTGGGGTCTTGCGACGGTCCGCACCGATCCCGACGCGCCCAAGCACGCGGGCGTGACGATGATGGCGATCGACATGAACGCCCCTGGTGTGACGGTGAACCCGCTTCGCGGACTGACGGGTCACGCGCACTTCAACGAGGTGTTCTTCGATGACGTGTTCGTCCCGGACGCCGATGTGGTCGGCGATGTGAACAAGGGTTGGCTGGTGGCCCGCGCGACGTTGGGCAACGAACGCATCTCGATCGGCGGCGGCTCGGGCGGAGCGACCGGCTTCACCGCAGAGGATCTGGTCAAGCTGCTCGACAACGCACCCGCCGAAACCGCGGCGTATTTCGTGCGGCGAACCGGTGAGGTCATCGCCGAGACGCACACGCTGCGGCTGCTGAACCTGCGCCGGGTGACGCGGGCCATCGCAGGGTCGGACCCGGGACCGGAGGGCAACGTCACCAAGCTGCTGGTGGCCGAGTCGGGTCAGCGGATGACGGAGCTGGCCATGGAATTGGCTGGTTCGGCGGCGGTCGTCGGGCAGACCCCGACATTGACGCAGTCCTATCTCGGCAACCGGGCGATGACCATCGCGGGCGGTACTTCGGAGATCACCCGCAACACCATCGCGGAGCGAATTCTTGGCCTGCCGCGTGACCCGCTGCTGAAATAGTCAGACCAGCAGGGCGACTCCGCCGACGATCAGCGCGATGACTTTCACCGTCTCCAGCCCGACATAGCCGTAGTGGGCGCGTGAGCGACCGTGGCCCGACGGGTTCTCGGCCGGCGGCGTCGACAGTACGGCGTCGGAACGCCGGTTCAGTGCCGGCCGAACCGCCACCAGTTGCACAGCCAGCACGACGACGGCGACGACGATCGCGACGACGGCGGTCGTCGAGAAACCGTCGAGCAGAATGGCGATCAGCAGGATGACGGCCAGCGCGACCTCGATTGTGTTGAGCGCGCGAAATACCAACCGGCCGATGCCCAGTCCGATTTGTATGGAAACCCCGGGCGCCCGGAACTTCAGCGGCGCTTCGATGAACGAGATCGCGACCACCATGCCCAACCAGACGAAAGTAGCCGCCGTTGCGATTGCATGTGCGACGGTCATGAAACTCTCCTCTTCGGTGCCAGATCAGCGACACACAGCCCGGGTTCTGCGAACGGAATCAGCGCGTCCACGGTGAGCGGCGCGTCCCAGGCCTCCAGCGCGCCTTGCATGAGACCGAGATGCACCGGACATATCACGTCTCGCCGGCTGTCCGCCAGCTCCAGGAATGGGCAGTTCCGCAACCCGATCTCGCCGAAATCGCCATCTCCGGAACGTCTTTCGGGCGCGAACCCCAGCTCGGCGAGCAGCCCGGTGAGCCGGTCCAGAGCCTGATCCGCCTTCGGGGCATCGTAGGCGTCGTGCGCGATGGCTTTCTCCTTCGCCCACGTGCGCCCGGCAGCGACCGCCCGGCCCTGCGGGTCCCGTTGGCGCGCGAACGCGTCGGCCAGAACGGTCGCCAGCATTCGGTAGTCGCGGGGGCCGTCGGGGTCCATACCCGTTGCAGCACGGAACATCCGAGGCGGGCGGCCCGGCTTGGTACGGCTGGGTTTGATCGTTTCGGCCCGTCCACGTTTGACCAGCGCTTCAAGATGAAATCGCGCGGTGTTGGGGTGGATCGACAATCGTTGCGCGACGTCGACGACACTCAGGGGCGTCCCTGCATCCCGCAGTGCTGCCAGCACGTCATCATGCCGTAACGCCATCATCGCTCCTGTCGCGACAGTTGCACTCCCTGGTATTTATACAACTCCATGTTGTAATAACAACGTAGTCCCCGGAGCGCTGGCCCGAAAGCCCCTAGTCCTCTCGCGACAGCGCCGCGCGCGGACACTCAGCGACGGCCTTCTCGGCCTGCGCCTCCAGTTCGACCGGCACCGGATCGACGATGGCCACTGCGTAGTCATCATCGTCGAGTTCGAACACCTCGGGCGCGTACTTCACGCACATCGCATTGCCCTCGCATCGATCGCGGTCCACCACGACGCGCATGACGCCTCCTTGACCTCGACGGATCTATCTTGCCGCAGCAGTGAGTTTATACAGCTATAACTGTGCAAACAATGGGAGCGCCACCCCAAGACGGCCCACCGGCCAATTCACCTGCCCAGCTCGGCGCGGCCCTGGTAATACTTGTCGAATGCCGTCCAGCCGCTTCCATCCCGATTTGCGCCGCGCCGCCCGGCTCGTCCCCAAGCAGGTGATCACGCCCGTGACGTTGCCGATCGTGCGGATGGTCACCCGGCGGATGTGGCGGCGGGTACCCCGCGACGTCGAGGCGCTGACCTTGCCGTCGGGTGTCGGCGTTCGGCTGTACCGGCCGACGGGCACCAGCGGGACGGTCCCCGCGCTGCTGTGGATCCACGGCGGAGGTTTCCTCATCGGACACCCGGGCCAGGACGACCAACTGTGCCGCCGATTCGCCCGCCGTCTCGGCGTCACCGTCGCGTCCGTCGACTACCGACTGGCGCCCGAGCATGCTTACCCGACGCCGCTGGAGGACTGCTATTCGGCGTTGACCTGGTTGGCGGCGCTGCCGTCGGTGGATCCCGGCCGCATCGCCATCGGCGGCGCCAGTGCGGGCGGCGGATTGGCCGCTTCGTTGGCGTTGCTCGCCCGCGATCGCGGCGAGGTGGCGCCGGCTGCCCAACTGCTGGTGTATCCGATGCTCGATGACCGCACCGTGGACCGACGCGGGCTGGACAATCCCGGCCATCGCCTGTGGAACCAGTCGAGCAACAAGTTCGGCTGGTCGGCCTATCTGGGCGACGCCGACCCCGCCGTCGCAGTGCCCGCGCGGCGGGAGGACCTGGCCGGCCTGCCGCCGGCGTGGATCGGGGTCGGAGACCTGGACCTCTTCCACGACGAGGACCTCGCCTACGCCGAACATCTGAAGGCCGCCGGGGTGCCCTGTGACGTCGAGGTCGTCGAGGGGGCCTTCCACGGGTTCGACGGCATTGTGCCGAAAGCCTCGGTGTCGCAGCAGTTTTTCGACAGCCAGTGCGCGATGCTGCGGCGGACGCTGGCTCCCGCGGCGGCCTGAGTCAGCCGCGCTCGAACACCACCTCACCCTCGACCACGGTCGCGGCGACCAGGTCCGCATCCAGTTCGCCGAGCACTTCGGCGGGTGGCGCGGCGAGCACGACCAGATCCCCCGGCTGACCCGCCGCGACGGCGCGGGGCTCGGTAGGCCGGTGGGCGTGACCGAGAAACATGTCCAATGCCGTTCGCGCCGCGATGCGTTCGCCGGCGTTCAGCACCGCACCGCCGGCGGTCACGCGTCGATCGGCGGCACGCATCGCTGCCCACGGGTCGTCGTCGCCGAACGGCATGTCCGTCGACAGCGCGACCGGGATCCCGGCGCGGAGCAATGAGTTGACCCGCCACAGCTCATGATGCTCGGCGGGGGGCACGTCTTCGAGATATTGGTCGCCACGTTCGGCGACGAAGTTCGGCTGCGTCACCACGGTCACCCCGCTTTCCGCGAGGGATGCGATGGTGGCGTCGGGAACCACGGCGGCGTGTTCGATGCGGTCGTTCAGATGCGCTCCGACTGCGTCCAGGGCGGCCAGCGTGAGGACCAGTTGCGCTGCTGTCACGCAGTGCACCGCGACGGGTGCGTCGTCGGCGCGCCGTTCGGTGATCCACCCGATCAGCTCGTCGAGGTCGAGATCGGTGTCGTGCAGGATCCGCTTGCCGGGGGCCAGACAATGGACGCGCTGGCGCAACTCACCGTGCCGATGCGCCTCCATGAGCTTCACGATGTCGGCGACGTCGAGGTCCGGCGTGGCGTCCGTGACACCGGTGACGCCGAAACGGCTGAGCCGCCTACTTACCTCGTCCAGCCCGCTTTCGTTGCGCTGCAACGTATCCGACCACGACCGGTCGGCGCTGCGCAGCCGCCCGTCGGGATGCTCGGCCATTCCGACGTGCGCCAACCCCATCGAGTTCAACGTCCACAGCACGCCGCTGCGGTGCTGTACCCGCACCGGCACCGGTGGGGACAGCTCGTCGAGCACGGCGCGGTCGAGCGGGCCGGCGACCGCCTCGTGGTAGCCGACCGCCCTGATCCAGCCGTCGGCGCCGATGGCCGCGGTGGCCAGCACACGGGCAAGGTCGGCGCGGTCGCGCACCTCGGCGGGACCGACCCGCACCGACATCAGCGCCGCGGCGGCGGACCGCAGATGCACGTGATGGTCGTGCAATCCCGGGATGACGGTTCGACGGTCGGCGTCGTAAATCTGCTCGCCGGGAAGTGGTCCCAGGGTCTGATCGACGGCTGCGATCTGTTCCTCGACTCGGATGTCGACGACGGTGCCGTCGAGCAGCGTTGCCCGCTGAATCAGCAAGGAGCGAACCGTCGCTGGGTGATCAGCTGTTCTACTTCGTCGTTGTCCGCGCCGAGCGGGGCCGCTGGTGTGGACGGTTGCGGCGTCTTCCCACAACGTGTTTGGTCCTCGAGCGGCAATTGTGCGTAGGTGGCGGCGACGGCGGCCATCGACATCTCGATCAACTCGCCGCCGCCGCTGCGCAACGACTGCACCACTGCCAAGGCCGCCTCCAGGCCGGTCAGCGGGTCGGCGATCGCGTCGCCGCAGAAGACCGGATCTTCGGTGCCTCCGCAGACCAGGCCGCCCGACACGGCGGCGTCGTCGCCGAATGCGACCCAGTTCGCGCGGTCGCCGTCGGCGCCGTGCCCGGTGACCCGAAGCCACACCCGGCCGTCGCGGGGCGGTACGTCGGTCGGCGCCAGGCCGCGGCGTGCCAATGCGGAGGGCCGTGACGACTCGATCACCACGTCGGCGGCGGCGAGCAGCGCCCGTAATCCGGCGGGCTCGTCGAAATCGACGACATACGAAAGCTTTCCGGCGTTCATCCAGTCGAAGAACGGTTGCGGTCCGCTGCGGGCGCCGTCGGGTCGTGCCGCACTCTCGACCTTGACCACCGTCGCGCCCGCAAGCGAAAGCAGCTGTGCGCACAGTGGACCCGCCCACATCGCGGACAGGTCCGCGACCAACAGGCCGGCCGGGCCACGCGTCGCGGTGGCCGCGCCGAACGGATACACCCGCGGCGACTCGGCGGGTGTCTCGGCCAGCGCGGCTACGGGCAGCCCGAGCAGCCGGGCACGCTCGGCCACGTCGGCGCAGTCGCGATCGGCGACCCAGCTCTGCACGGCCGGCCATGGGTCGTCCACCCCGTCGGCCCCCAGCAGCGCGGGCACGGCGTCGATGTCGTCGGGGCGGGACAGCGTGAGCGCACACCAGCCGTCGCGGCTCGACATGAGGCGCGTCGCGCCGCCCGCCGAGACCCGCCCGTTCGGTGTCAGACCCAGGAGCGCGGCGCGTCCACCGATCAACTCTGCTGCGTCGACCTTGATGCCGGTGAACGTCTCGTAGGCGTCGGCGACCTGCCGCGCCCGCTCGAGCACGGCGGTCGGGACAGTCAACGACGTCGACGTCACATCCCCATTGTCGGCTGACTTCGCAAGCGCTCACACCCGGGGGTGGGCTCGCGCTCAGAACTGCAGTGCGCTGAACCGCCAGTCGAGCACCTGGCGGTCCGGTTCGCCGACCTCATACACCAGAGATCGCAACGTCAGCACGCCTCCGCGGCCCTCCGGCAGCGGCGCCGCCCCCTCGACGTGCAGTTCGCTGTAGAGCGTGTCCCCTTCGTACACCGGCCCGGTGTGGTCACAGGACTGCCAGCCCAACACGGTCACGAGGTTGGGCAATAGTCGGGTGGCCTGGGCCAGCGCCAGCCCGATGGTGTGCCCTCCGTAGACCAGCCGCTGACCGTTGACCCGCCAATCGTGGTGTGTCGCTGCGATGTTGAGCGTCAGCCGGGCGAGTTCAGGCGCGCTGCTGACCACGTCGGCGGTGCTGTGCAGGGCGGTTCCCGTCAGGCCGGCGTCGAAGCCCGGACCCTGGACTTTGGCACGGTAGGCCTCGGCGTTCCAGTCCGACGTCGGGTCCGGCGTGGGTAGGCTCTCGGCGCCGATCGTCGACAAGTCGTCGGTGTGGCCGGTATCGGCGGCCCCGTCGCGCAGCGGCAGCATCGCGCAGCGGTGGAAGTCCAGCACCAGGCGACCGAGGTCGTCGACGGTGGTCATCCGCAACGCCGCCAACCCGGTCCGCGCACGCCCCGGTCGGACCGAATTCTGTTTCAACCCCACCACCTCGGTGCGCGTGAACAGGGTGTCGCCGATGACCGGGAAACGGTGAAACACCAACCCGCGGTAGAACAAGTTGGCCTTGACCCGTTGGGTGACCAGCGTGGTCTGGCCGATCGCCACATCGCACACCAGCGCCGGATGCGCCAGCGGACCGGTCGCTCCGGTCACGGCCATCGCCAGCTCACCATCCAGCGCCAGGCGCAGGCGATCCCCGACAATCGACTGGTGAACGGCCGCCGCGCCGGTCGTCAATGTCATTGAGGGTGCGGTGTCGAAGACCTGTCCGACCTGCAGGTCGTCAAAGTACGGACCGCTCACGGATGCCCACTCTGGCATTCGGCCGCACAAAGTGTCAATATGGCCGTACATGAACGACGAAGAGACCATGCTGGTCGCCACCGTGCGGGCATTCGTCGACCGCGAGGTCAAGCCCCGGGTGCGCGACGTCGAACACGCCAACGAATACCCCGAGGCGTGGATCGAGCAGATGAAGCAGATCGGAATCTACGGTCTGGCGATACCCGACGAATACGGCGGTTCGCCGGTGTCGATGCCGTGCTACGTCGAGGTGACCCAGGAGCTGTCGCGCGGCTGGATGAGCCTGGCGGGGGCGATGGGCGGGCACACCGTCGTCGCCAAACTGCTCACGCTCTTCGGCACCGAGGACCAGAAGCGGCATTACCTGCCGGCAATGGCCACCGGTGAAATGCGCGCCACGATGGCGCTGACCGAGCCCGGCGGCGGTTCGGACCTGCAGAACATGTCGACGACTGCGCTGCCGTCCGAGGGCGGCGGGCTGACGATCAACGGCTCGAAGACGTGGATTTCCAATGCCCGACGGTCGGGGCTGATCGCGCTGCTGTGCAAGACCGATCCGGCCGCCACCCCGCGGCACAAGGGCATTTCGGTGGTGCTCGTCGATCAGGGTATGACGGGACTGTCGGTGTCGCGTGACCTACCAAAGCTCGGGTACAAGGGCGTCGAGTCGTGCGAGTTGGTTTTCGAGGACTGCCGCGTGCCCGCCTCGGCGATCCTCGGCGGTGAACCGGGCAAGGGCTACGCGGAGATGATGAAAGGCCTTGAGACAGGCCGTATTCAGGTGGCTTCGCGGGCGCTCGGAGTGGCGACGGCTGCGCTGGAGGACGCACTGCGCTATGCCCAGGAGCGTGAGAGCTTCGGTCAGCCGATCTGGAAACACCAGTCGATCGGCAACTACCTG
This window harbors:
- a CDS encoding ferredoxin, which gives rise to MRVVVDRDRCEGNAMCVKYAPEVFELDDDDYAVAIVDPVPVELEAQAEKAVAECPRAALSRED
- a CDS encoding CoA transferase, encoding MTSTSLTVPTAVLERARQVADAYETFTGIKVDAAELIGGRAALLGLTPNGRVSAGGATRLMSSRDGWCALTLSRPDDIDAVPALLGADGVDDPWPAVQSWVADRDCADVAERARLLGLPVAALAETPAESPRVYPFGAATATRGPAGLLVADLSAMWAGPLCAQLLSLAGATVVKVESAARPDGARSGPQPFFDWMNAGKLSYVVDFDEPAGLRALLAAADVVIESSRPSALARRGLAPTDVPPRDGRVWLRVTGHGADGDRANWVAFGDDAAVSGGLVCGGTEDPVFCGDAIADPLTGLEAALAVVQSLRSGGGELIEMSMAAVAATYAQLPLEDQTRCGKTPQPSTPAAPLGADNDEVEQLITQRRFAPC
- a CDS encoding amidohydrolase family protein, giving the protein MLIQRATLLDGTVVDIRVEEQIAAVDQTLGPLPGEQIYDADRRTVIPGLHDHHVHLRSAAAALMSVRVGPAEVRDRADLARVLATAAIGADGWIRAVGYHEAVAGPLDRAVLDELSPPVPVRVQHRSGVLWTLNSMGLAHVGMAEHPDGRLRSADRSWSDTLQRNESGLDEVSRRLSRFGVTGVTDATPDLDVADIVKLMEAHRHGELRQRVHCLAPGKRILHDTDLDLDELIGWITERRADDAPVAVHCVTAAQLVLTLAALDAVGAHLNDRIEHAAVVPDATIASLAESGVTVVTQPNFVAERGDQYLEDVPPAEHHELWRVNSLLRAGIPVALSTDMPFGDDDPWAAMRAADRRVTAGGAVLNAGERIAARTALDMFLGHAHRPTEPRAVAAGQPGDLVVLAAPPAEVLGELDADLVAATVVEGEVVFERG
- a CDS encoding helix-turn-helix transcriptional regulator; the protein is MALRHDDVLAALRDAGTPLSVVDVAQRLSIHPNTARFHLEALVKRGRAETIKPSRTKPGRPPRMFRAATGMDPDGPRDYRMLATVLADAFARQRDPQGRAVAAGRTWAKEKAIAHDAYDAPKADQALDRLTGLLAELGFAPERRSGDGDFGEIGLRNCPFLELADSRRDVICPVHLGLMQGALEAWDAPLTVDALIPFAEPGLCVADLAPKRRVS
- a CDS encoding acyl-CoA dehydrogenase family protein, producing MNDEETMLVATVRAFVDREVKPRVRDVEHANEYPEAWIEQMKQIGIYGLAIPDEYGGSPVSMPCYVEVTQELSRGWMSLAGAMGGHTVVAKLLTLFGTEDQKRHYLPAMATGEMRATMALTEPGGGSDLQNMSTTALPSEGGGLTINGSKTWISNARRSGLIALLCKTDPAATPRHKGISVVLVDQGMTGLSVSRDLPKLGYKGVESCELVFEDCRVPASAILGGEPGKGYAEMMKGLETGRIQVASRALGVATAALEDALRYAQERESFGQPIWKHQSIGNYLADMATKLTAARQLTRYAAERYDSGERCDMEAGMAKLFASEVAMEIALDAVRIHGGYGYSTEYDVERYFRDAPLMIVGEGTNEIQRNVIAAQLVARGGI
- a CDS encoding acyl-CoA dehydrogenase; translated protein: MSKSALAITEEHIDLADSVFGQLKRVKSRAAARATLEDGSAHPAEIWSAAADLGWPGLAIAEEYGGSGVGLAELAVVLEAQGHELCPGPFLPSVAAAVVIDRCAPDPVRAQHLPGLADGSVVGALALSGSVTVGSDLTLTGDCPAVLGAPDSNVLVVVAGDDVVVVDASQKESADGVTVTALESMDTSRSVGAVALRGVPVAEDHIMRGAARKARTVFRILASAEAVGVSWATLEMAVEYAKVREQFGRTIGTFQAVKHHAANMLVNAEETAAATWDAARADDLDSAWFAAAVAASHAIRTQVFNAQTNIQLHGGIGFTWEHDAHLYLRRARTLAALMAEAGDPLLDIVEAQRSGQAHGATFTLPPEAERFREQAREAVAKLRSLPDEQRRDFLVDSGYLVPHWPKPWGRAADVLEQLVIEEEFGGVERPDMGITGWVTLTIAQAGTDDQRERWVEPVLRGQVMWCQLFSEPGAGSDAAAVRTSAKKVDGGWRVTGQKVWTSLAHLCQWGLATVRTDPDAPKHAGVTMMAIDMNAPGVTVNPLRGLTGHAHFNEVFFDDVFVPDADVVGDVNKGWLVARATLGNERISIGGGSGGATGFTAEDLVKLLDNAPAETAAYFVRRTGEVIAETHTLRLLNLRRVTRAIAGSDPGPEGNVTKLLVAESGQRMTELAMELAGSAAVVGQTPTLTQSYLGNRAMTIAGGTSEITRNTIAERILGLPRDPLLK
- a CDS encoding MaoC family dehydratase is translated as MPEWASVSGPYFDDLQVGQVFDTAPSMTLTTGAAAVHQSIVGDRLRLALDGELAMAVTGATGPLAHPALVCDVAIGQTTLVTQRVKANLFYRGLVFHRFPVIGDTLFTRTEVVGLKQNSVRPGRARTGLAALRMTTVDDLGRLVLDFHRCAMLPLRDGAADTGHTDDLSTIGAESLPTPDPTSDWNAEAYRAKVQGPGFDAGLTGTALHSTADVVSSAPELARLTLNIAATHHDWRVNGQRLVYGGHTIGLALAQATRLLPNLVTVLGWQSCDHTGPVYEGDTLYSELHVEGAAPLPEGRGGVLTLRSLVYEVGEPDRQVLDWRFSALQF
- a CDS encoding alpha/beta hydrolase, with product MPSSRFHPDLRRAARLVPKQVITPVTLPIVRMVTRRMWRRVPRDVEALTLPSGVGVRLYRPTGTSGTVPALLWIHGGGFLIGHPGQDDQLCRRFARRLGVTVASVDYRLAPEHAYPTPLEDCYSALTWLAALPSVDPGRIAIGGASAGGGLAASLALLARDRGEVAPAAQLLVYPMLDDRTVDRRGLDNPGHRLWNQSSNKFGWSAYLGDADPAVAVPARREDLAGLPPAWIGVGDLDLFHDEDLAYAEHLKAAGVPCDVEVVEGAFHGFDGIVPKASVSQQFFDSQCAMLRRTLAPAAA